The sequence GACCAGGGCATCGTGGGCATCCAGGGGGTCGACACCCGCGCCCTCACCCGGCGCCTGCGGGAGCAGGGCTCCATGATCGGAGTCATCTCGACGGGGGACCTGGACGCGGACCGCCTGGTGGACAAGGCCCGGGCCGCCCCCGGGATCGAGGGCCGGGACCTGGTCAAGGAGGTCACCTGCTCCAAGCCCTACCGGTGGGAGACGGGGGACTGGGCCCTGGGCGAGGGCTACCGCACGCCCCGGCGGCCGGGGGCCTACAAAGTCGTGGCCTACGACTTCGGGGTCAAGTACAACATCCTGCGGCGCCTCACCGCCGTGGGATGCGACGTCACCGTGGTGCCCGCCCACACCACCGCCGAGGAGGTGCTGGCCCTGGGACCCCAGGGGGTCTTCCTCTCCAACGGCCCGGGGGACCCCCAGGGGGTGCCCTACGCCGCCGAGGCGGTGCGCAAGCTCCTGGGCAAGGTGCCCATCTTCGGGATCTGCCTGGGCAACCAGATCATCGGCCTGGCGCTTGGGGGCACGACGGTCAAGCTCAAGTTCGGCCACCACGGGGGCAACCAGCCGGTAAAGGACCTGACCACCGGCAAGGTGGAGATCACGAGCCAGAACCACAACTTCGTGGTGGACCACGAGAGCCTCCAGCGCTCCGAGCACAAGGGCGCCGTGACGGTGACCCA is a genomic window of Thermodesulfobacteriota bacterium containing:
- the carA gene encoding glutamine-hydrolyzing carbamoyl-phosphate synthase small subunit encodes the protein MKKALLALSDGTVYSGWSFGAEGETAGEVVFNTSMMGYQEVLSDPSYKGQMVAMTYPEIGNYGVNDEDYESSRIHVEGFIVKEAWETPSNWRATRSLHRFLADQGIVGIQGVDTRALTRRLREQGSMIGVISTGDLDADRLVDKARAAPGIEGRDLVKEVTCSKPYRWETGDWALGEGYRTPRRPGAYKVVAYDFGVKYNILRRLTAVGCDVTVVPAHTTAEEVLALGPQGVFLSNGPGDPQGVPYAAEAVRKLLGKVPIFGICLGNQIIGLALGGTTVKLKFGHHGGNQPVKDLTTGKVEITSQNHNFVVDHESLQRSEHKGAVTVTHLNLNDHTVEGLVHKDVPLFSVQYHPEASPGPHDASHLFERFVEMMEKNG